The window atttgtcatttttttttatcactctactttttgaattttagatcCTAACTTTAGCTGGGTTGTTGGGCTTAAGGAATTTGCACACCCAAGAATAGAATTCTCCTCTTCTTTGGATGCAATGGTACCTCCATTTTTCCTTGCAACTGCCatgtttggttttgtgtttcAAATGGGTTCTTTGGTCACTGAGAAAGAGCTCAAACTTCGCCAGGTATTCATGACTATATAAATTCTGAACTTTTGAAGATGGAACTAATTAAGAATTCTAGCCCTTACATTATTAGCACTGCTGCGTGTTTGATTCCACTTTATTGTCTTATGTCTTGGTTTCTGCATACTCTTATTATTTCTAACAGGCAATGACTATGATGGGTCTATATGACTCTGCTTTCTGGTTGTCATGGCTCACATGGGAGGGAATTCTTACAGTTCTTTCATCAATTTTAATGGTTGTCTTTGGAATGCTGTTTCGatttgatattttcttgaagaaCAGCTTTGCAGTTGTCTTCcttctgttctttcttttccaaatcAATATGGTAAATTTCTATCTTGCAACACTAGCTATACTATGATGAAATTTCAGAAAATATCTTGTTCAATTTTTCATTTAGTAGATTTTACTACAAAGTTCAAttcaaagaacaaaagaaaagaaataagtgATAGAAAATGGCATATGCTGTCCCAAATAGAGCTACAATAATGGAGAAAACCTATTTGTAAACTGCAGTGGTTAAAATGCACATGTTCAATACATACAAGCTTTCACATGCACTTAAATCATATTCTAAgaattctaccaaaaaaaaaaatgaaaattcacaCCTCTCTGTAAAAGAAACTTAAGCAATTGAATCCATAAGAAGTTAAGCagtctttaaataaattttgttgttcCTGAATATTATTCCATTATTTGGTATGCTTTcagtttttaattaaaaatgtcTAGTGCTAACATACTTTGCTAAATTGTTCTAACTTATGATGCTAGCTTAGTTTTGCATTCATGTTGTCGACCTTCATTAGCAAGTCatcttcaacaacaacaatgggATTCTCTATATTTGTCATTGGTTTCATAACTCAGGCAAGATTCTAATGCTAAATCCTAAGAAAATGGGTTTTCCATTtgattgtaataatttttttttttggtctcagATGACAGTAGCATTTGGATTCCCCTATGATCAATCCTTTGCTATAAAGTATAGAATTATGTGGTCATTTTTTCCACCAAATCTGCTTGCCCAGGCCCTTAACATGTTTACAGATGCGAGTTCACAGCCTGAAGGTGTTGGCATTAGCTGGGGTAGGCGGGCTGACTGTCCACCAGACGATAGTGGTTGCGTAATGACAATTGTAAGAACACACTTCAATTCTCAATATCTTACATCAATTTACATCAACATAGCTTTCCGTTTATTTCCTATCCTTTTTCCACTATTTacatttttgttctcttttctcATGTTCTTTCAGGATGGTATATATAAGTGGCTTGCATCTACATTTTTCCTGTGGTTTATTTTGGCTATCTACTTTGATAACATAATCCCAAATGCATCTGGTTTGAGGAAACCATTGTTCTACTTTTTAAATCCTTCGTATTGGACAGGCAAAGGTGGAAACAAGGTGAAAGGTAAATTCTTGATATATATGTGGCCACTGCTTCTCCTTGTTAGCTGATATCAAAGATAGGCACTTATTTTGCAGTTTCTTTTTGCAGAGGGCAACATTTGCAGGTGCATTGGTTTAGAGCCATTGCCTGAGCTTATTACTCCAGATGATGAAGATGTCCTTGAAGAGGAAAACCTTGTAAAACAACAAGCCAGGGAGGGGATTGATGATCCAAATGCTGCAGTTCAAATACATGGCCTTGTAAAAACATATCCTAAGAccataaaaattggttgttgtCGATGCAAACAGACTCCACCTTACCATGCTATTAATGTAAGAATTGTAGGAAAGTATACACTTTCCATGTTAATATAAGAATATCTTGACATTTAACTTTTGTTGCATGCTTTGGAGGAGAAGAAAGTTGTTGTTTTCATCCCTCCATTATATTTCAGTTTACACATAGTTGTGAGGACTTGACATTTTATAGTTTCTATATTTAGAGGTGTTTGGGAAATTGACATAAGTACCTATATTTAGAGATGTTTGGGAAATTGACATAAACAATGTATATCATGAGTTTAGTGCACATTTTATGACTTTCCTGTTTctccattatttaaaattttatattgcaTTACTACCTTAGTGGACATAGCTTGTCCAACATGAATAAATACAATTTATCAAATTGGTTGATAGTTGTCAAAAGATGGTCATTTGGAAGAATCAAGTTAAGGGCAGATCCTGCTATAATTACTTGAGCAAGTGTATAATTGGAGTTTAGGGATCTCAATATGAATGTTGTAGGAAAAATTGAGCACATGATACAAACCATGATTATTCACTTGTTATGATAACCACTGCCTTTGTGCAAATTTACTCCAGGGCTTATGGGTGAATTTTAGAAAAGATCAGTTATTTTGTCTTCTTGGACCAAATGGAGCTGGaaaaactacaacaatcaaTTGTTTAACAGGCATTTCCCCAGTGACCGGAGGAGATGGTAGgttctcttccattttttttcccttttttgggtTCATGATTTACAATTTCCTTGGAATGTAATTGCATTGTACACTACCTTGTTAATAGCAACCATTTATGGACACTCTGTTCGAAATTCTGTTGGCATGTCAAACATCCGAAAACTCATAGGAATTTGTCCACAGGTAATAGCCCCTCTGTTTCTcaagtttttgtgttaataGCATGCATAGTTTAagtctatataataaaaaatctttcCACTAAATagcaataatatatttattaggAAATTAGAGACTAACACTTGCTTGGATCTTGTATCACCATAGTTTGATATTCTTTGGGATGCGTTGTCTGGTCAAGAGCACCTCTACCTCTTTGCAAGTATCAAAGGCCTACCACCAAATTACATTGAATCGGTAGATTCCTTCTTACCATTGATTAAGGACTCTGAACATGTTTTTTAATCCCAAACTAGGCATCTACTTGCAATTTTCTTTGAAGATGTTGTTCTAAATAGATGCTTATTTCCATTCTTGATGAGCTCATTTGATACAAAATGACTCTTTAAACTCTCCACTTCTTAAAGAAAAAAGCTTTGACTGAAATGCAGATTGCTCATAAATTATTAGATGAGGTGAGACTCACTGAATCAGCCAAAGGAAGAGCTGGTAGTTACAGTGGTGGAATGAAACGTCGTCTCAGCTTTGCAATAGCCCTTATTGGTGATCCGAAATTAGTCATTTTAGATGAACCGGTAAACAGATAAGAAATCTTCCCTTTATACATTGGTTTACTTGATATGTTTATGTGATGTAATTTGTGATTTGCAGACAACTGGCATGGATCCAATATCAAGAAGGCATGTTTGGGATATAATAAAGGATGCAAAGAGAGGGTGTGCAATTGTACTAACAACACACTCAATGGAAGAAGCTGACATCCTAGGTGATCGGATAGGAATCATGGCAAAGGGTAGGCTTCGTTGCATTGGAACATCAATCAGGTTAAAGTCACGGTTTGGGATAGGGTTTATTGCCAATGTGAGCTTCTCTAGAAGTGATGTTGGACAAGCTCTTCCTGTTGAAGATGCAATCACTGAAACTCATGAGGCTGTAAAGCAGTTCTTTAAATATGTAAGTTGAATAAGTACAATGATCCAAAATTTGTTTGGGCTCACAAATGCTTGGTTTTTCTTATATTGGGAAAATTTGGACAGAATTTGAACATAGAGCCAAAAGTGGAGAATGAGGCCTTCCTAACTTTTGTCATTCCTCATGATAGAGAGAGCCTTTTAAGGGTAAGCGTGTTATGCTTTCTACTTTGTTATCTTCACATGGAAACTATCTTTTGTTCTTGGTTTCCAATTTGAACTTGGATGAAACACCAATCACTGTATATGTTAGTTAATACATGTGTTGGGTACACACATATGAGTGAAAGTctcacatgaagaaaaaatataaatataaattgagGTATTAATATAACATACTCAGGCCCAAAGGCTTAAGCTTTTGATTTAAGTGGTGTCCTAATATCTTATATTAAGTCCTTAAGAGTCTTCCCGAGGTTTTGTCTTCCGAACATGTTGTATCGTAGCCAATGTTGGTGTGCACAAGGTGGTAAGGTTGTACCTTTTGTAGATAGGGCAGGTACAAGTCCTTTTCACAGTAGGAGCAAGGACAGGTTGCATGTACTTGGAGCCAACACAAGTTGACATGGACGTATGGGGTTCCCATAGTAGGATTTGTTCATGGCCCATAAAGAGGTCTTGGAGCCCACAAAGAGACAATGCACTCACTCTTGAGGAGAAGATTGTTGGGTATATATGTGTGAGTAAAAGTCCTGtaggaagaaaaaatgaaaaagttgaaGAATTAATTTAACATAACTGGGTCCATTTCAATAGGCTTAAGTGTTTGGCTTGAGTGATGTTGTCCCTACTACCATATAGGATAGGGATTTATGATCCTTTCCCTATTGTATTAGCTCAGACGCAATTGCACACTTCCGCAATTCACATAAAGCATTCTTTGGGTTATCCCGAAAAAGAAAGGGAATGAATGTTTTACAAGAAATAGTAGATAAGCCAAAATGCAATTCATGACATGCTTCTAGAAAGATTAGATGCTATATTTACAGTGCCAAAAAAAGGACCTTgattacaacaaaatttattctATAATTCTATATATAACTTTCCTTGGTGTTAGACTATTAGTTTTGGGGAATGATACTGTCACAATTTCagcatttatgattttttttttttttcattgacgTTCAAACAGAAATTTTTCAAGGATCtcgaagaaagaaagagagaatttgGAATATCTGACATCCAAATTGGCCTTACAACTCTTAATGAAGTTTTCTTAAACATTGCAAAGAAGGCAGAGCTAGAGAGTGCCACTGTTGAGGGGAGGTTAACAACTTTGACTTTAACATTAGGAACCTCATTTCAGgtacataatttattttatgttactATATTGTTTTAGAAAGCTACTGTTTAGTGCTTGCATATAGATTTGATtcatttatcttttaattataattattattatgcaGATACCTATAGGAGCTCAACTAGTGAGGATTCCAGAAAGTGAGTCTGCAGAAAATCCTACTGGCCTTATGGTAGAAGTATACTGGGACCAAGATGATGCTGGTAACCTCCGCATTTCTGGCCACTCAAATGAGATGCCAATACCTCTTGGTGCTCAAGCAATGGCCTCTTCATCAAATTCTAACACAGACTCAGGCCAAACAAGACCAATTCAAGCAACTGTGATTGATCCATCATTCCTAAATAGACATGATTAAACCCATCAAACtagtaatataaattataaataataaatttacttAGAATATTATTGTATATTGCACTTTCAATCATCACAACTATTTGGTAGCATGTGATTTGGTTAATACACGTCTCTGGCTGGGTTATCAAACCTAGGAAAAAGTATCTTATATATTAGCTTTATGTAGCATCTCTCTCACATTATTAGGGCCCCCTCCACCTATAGGATCCACACGAAGTGAGAGATGTCAATGTAGCTAATACATGAGATACCACCTCCAAATCTAGAGCCTAGCTAGCCAGCAGCCACAAAATATGTAGTAGCAAATTTCTAGTTTGACCAAGTGACACGTGATAaatgatttataattttgtgTGACAATTGCATGCAACATCCCTCTTACTTGTCCCACCCCAATATGAAAGAGATGTTGCATGCAATGATTACATATAATACCATCTCATGATAAATGGTGGCCAATAAAAAATGGGGGTTATTTGGTACTCAATCCACCTCTTTAGAAATAAGAAGGTAGTTGTCTAGTGAAAACTGTTGCCTGTTTTGAATCAATGGAGAAACTCATGTGCCTTGACTTAGCTCTAAGTTTTTTAGTTCTCTTCCCTATGCAAGAAGTTAGAGGAAGATGTTTGTACATGGCATATATGATAAGGATGTTGGTTAAGGAGTGTTTAGGTAGATTTTTGGAAAGGCCATCAATTGGttctgtacggcaccgagatcctaggcccacacaggccctgggcccagtcctatacaggccctgggcccaatcccacacaggccctgggccgagtcccataccagccttgggcaaaGGTCCAACAGAAAGGTCCAGTTGTCCTGCGCccttcttggagcttccttCATGTACGAACAAGCGTAGGGTATTGAATTCCGAGAGGTGATCGGACAAACGTTCCCGGTCAAATATACGAACTGTTCTCGGGAAATTGTGATATTCCCAgggaactgagttgccgaacatagtcggtcaaaatggagccaagttccaagatcat of the Quercus robur chromosome 10, dhQueRobu3.1, whole genome shotgun sequence genome contains:
- the LOC126704171 gene encoding ABC transporter A family member 2-like; translation: MVVFQSGLPLFCQQFRALLRKNIILAKRNKRSTLIQLFASFIFVFLLFSIEKGNKLSYGKVTDPKVVASFPIPPCEHKAHIRKPCFDFVWSGNGSSTINTIVTAIMNNNPGRQIPIKKVKAFGTQKEVDAWLLSNPRRSAGALHFIVRNKTVISYGIQTNFTSITKREDRTFKFQIPLQLAAEREIARSLIGDPNFSWVVGLKEFAHPRIEFSSSLDAMVPPFFLATAMFGFVFQMGSLVTEKELKLRQAMTMMGLYDSAFWLSWLTWEGILTVLSSILMVVFGMLFRFDIFLKNSFAVVFLLFFLFQINMLSFAFMLSTFISKSSSTTTMGFSIFVIGFITQMTVAFGFPYDQSFAIKYRIMWSFFPPNLLAQALNMFTDASSQPEGVGISWGRRADCPPDDSGCVMTIDGIYKWLASTFFLWFILAIYFDNIIPNASGLRKPLFYFLNPSYWTGKGGNKVKEGNICRCIGLEPLPELITPDDEDVLEEENLVKQQAREGIDDPNAAVQIHGLVKTYPKTIKIGCCRCKQTPPYHAINGLWVNFRKDQLFCLLGPNGAGKTTTINCLTGISPVTGGDATIYGHSVRNSVGMSNIRKLIGICPQFDILWDALSGQEHLYLFASIKGLPPNYIESIAHKLLDEVRLTESAKGRAGSYSGGMKRRLSFAIALIGDPKLVILDEPTTGMDPISRRHVWDIIKDAKRGCAIVLTTHSMEEADILGDRIGIMAKGRLRCIGTSIRLKSRFGIGFIANVSFSRSDVGQALPVEDAITETHEAVKQFFKYNLNIEPKVENEAFLTFVIPHDRESLLRKFFKDLEERKREFGISDIQIGLTTLNEVFLNIAKKAELESATVEGRLTTLTLTLGTSFQIPIGAQLVRIPESESAENPTGLMVEVYWDQDDAGNLRISGHSNEMPIPLGAQAMASSSNSNTDSGQTRPIQATVIDPSFLNRHD